In Ipomoea triloba cultivar NCNSP0323 chromosome 15, ASM357664v1, one genomic interval encodes:
- the LOC116006641 gene encoding gibberellin receptor GID1C — protein sequence MARSSEASVIESKNESKRVVPLNTWVLISNFKLAYNLLRRPDGTFNRHLAEFLDRKVQADANPSDGVFSFDIIIDREVGLLSRIYRPAYDDGGMPSLTELEKPVCSDVVPVIIFFHGGSFAHSSCNSAIYDILCRRLVGICKAIVVSVNYRRAPENRFPSAYDDGWTALKWVTSRKWMQSKMDSKVHVYLAGDSSGGNIAHNVALRAAESDIEVFGSILLNPMFGGEMRTESEERLDGKYFVTLQDRDWYWRAFLPEGADRDHPACNPFGPNSIKLEGVKFPKSLVVVAGLDLVQDWQLAYADGLKKAGQEVKLIYLEKATIGFYLLPNNDHFYTVMDEISDFVSSDS from the exons ATGGCCAGAAGTAGTGAAGCCTCCGTGATTGAGTCCAAGAATGAGTCAAAg AGGGTAGTTCCACTGAATACATGGGTCCTCATCTCCAATTTCAAGTTGGCTTACAATCTATTACGACGTCCTGATGGGACTTTCAACCGCCACTTGGCTGAGTTTCTCGATCGCAAGGTCCAGGCCGATGCAAATCCGAGTGATGGGGTTTtctcttttgatattattattgatcGTGAAGTAGGTCTACTAAGTAGGATATACCGGCCTGCATATGATGATGGAGGGATGCCCAGTTTAACTGAGCTTGAAAAACCGGTGTGCTCTGATGTGGTTCCTGTCATTATTTTCTTCCACGGTGGAAGTTTTGCGCACTCTTCTTGCAACAGTGCTATCTATGATATTCTCTGCCGTCGTCTTGTTGGTATTTGCAAGGCCATTGTTGTATCAGTTAACTACCGGAGAGCGCCAGAAAATAGGTTTCCTTCTGCTTATGATGATGGGTGGACTGCTCTCAAGTGGGTCACTTCGAGGAAATGGATGCAGAGCAAAATGGACTCCAAAGTTCATGTTTACCTAGCGGGAGATAGCTCTGGCGGTAATATTGCTCATAACGTGGCTTTAAGAGCAGCAGAATCAGATATCGAGGTGTTTGGGAGTATATTGCTGAATCCAATGTTTGGAGGGGAAATGAGAACCGAGTCTGAAGAACGATTAGATGGCAAATATTTTGTAACACTTCAGGACCGAGATTGGTATTGGAGAGCCTTTCTCCCCGAAGGTGCAGATAGGGACCATCCAGCATGCAACCCGTTCGGTCCAAACAGTATAAAACTCGAAGGGGTTAAGTTCCCAAAGAGCCTCGTAGTCGTGGCTGGTTTGGACCTCGTTCAGGATTGGCAGCTTGCTTATGCCGATGGACTTAAGAAGGCGGGGCAAGAGGTGAAACTTATTTATCTAGAGAAGGCAACAATCGGGTTCTACTTGTTGCCAAACAACGACCACTTCTACACCGTGATGGATGAGATAAGTGACTTTGTCAGTTCCGACTCTTGA